A single genomic interval of Halobacillus halophilus DSM 2266 harbors:
- a CDS encoding P1 family peptidase has translation MKKIELTDIEGFRIGQAKDSHAKTGCTVMICEKGAKGGVDVRGGSPGTRETDLLRSENLVEEVHAVFLSGGSAYGLDVGTGVMQYLEEHNIGFDVQVARVPIVPGAILFDLHTGESGIRPDRKMGYQACTNAFSHVPFKEGTEGAGAGATVGKVLGPDHAMKGGLGSYAVQAGNLKIGAVVAVNSFGDVIDPETGQIVAGVQKEGRFLGTENVLIQSIEKTDTNRFSGNTTIGSVITNAKLTKPQANKIAALAHDGLARTIRPSHTFVDGDTLFTLTTNEVEVDLNGLSSLAAHVVEQAVLRAIQGAQAINDS, from the coding sequence ATGAAAAAGATCGAACTAACGGATATAGAAGGTTTCCGTATCGGTCAGGCTAAAGATTCTCATGCGAAGACAGGATGCACTGTTATGATTTGTGAAAAAGGGGCAAAGGGAGGCGTAGACGTTCGCGGGGGTTCGCCTGGAACTAGAGAAACAGACCTGCTCCGTAGTGAAAACCTGGTGGAGGAAGTACACGCCGTGTTTCTTTCAGGAGGAAGTGCTTATGGGCTGGATGTGGGCACGGGAGTTATGCAATACCTTGAGGAACATAACATCGGTTTTGATGTGCAGGTTGCGAGGGTTCCGATCGTCCCTGGTGCGATTTTGTTTGATCTTCATACAGGTGAATCCGGAATTCGTCCGGACCGGAAGATGGGGTATCAAGCCTGTACAAATGCATTCTCCCATGTTCCTTTTAAGGAAGGCACTGAGGGAGCAGGTGCAGGTGCCACGGTTGGGAAAGTTCTGGGACCAGATCATGCCATGAAAGGCGGACTAGGCAGTTATGCGGTACAGGCTGGAAATTTGAAAATTGGAGCTGTCGTAGCTGTGAACAGCTTTGGTGACGTCATTGATCCGGAAACAGGACAGATTGTGGCGGGCGTTCAGAAGGAAGGGCGCTTCTTAGGAACGGAGAATGTGCTGATTCAATCCATAGAAAAGACAGACACAAACCGATTTAGTGGCAATACAACGATAGGATCTGTTATAACTAATGCTAAATTGACCAAGCCACAAGCTAATAAAATAGCTGCCCTTGCTCATGATGGACTTGCAAGAACCATACGTCCCTCTCATACATTTGTAGATGGAGACACTTTATTTACATTAACTACAAATGAAGTAGAGGTGGATCTAAATGGTCTTTCAAGTTTAGCCGCTCATGTGGTGGAGCAGGCTGTACTTCGTGCCATTCAAGGTGCTCAAGCTATTAATGACAGTTGA
- a CDS encoding acylphosphatase: MERNHLIVHGRVQGVGFRASAKQIADELDITGWAKNKSDGTVEIDAEGEGRQLKQFIDKINEGPTPFAKVQALDITEKEVTNSYDSFRTI; the protein is encoded by the coding sequence ATGGAAAGAAATCATTTAATTGTTCACGGCAGAGTACAGGGAGTAGGCTTTCGTGCCTCGGCCAAGCAAATTGCCGACGAGCTTGATATAACAGGCTGGGCTAAAAACAAGTCAGATGGAACGGTTGAAATTGATGCTGAAGGCGAAGGACGCCAGCTGAAACAATTCATAGATAAAATAAATGAAGGTCCTACACCCTTTGCCAAAGTTCAAGCTTTGGATATAACCGAGAAAGAAGTAACCAATAGTTATGATAGTTTTCGGACCATTTAA
- a CDS encoding SDR family oxidoreductase: MTKLSNKVAIITGASSGIGKAIAHHLADTGANVVLAARRSERLQELANEITESYNVEAKVVETDVTKKEDVEQLVKETKDQFGSVDILVNNAGVMLLSFLKNDHVDEWEQMVDVNIKGVLFGIHASLPVMLDQDAGHIINVSSVAGHEVFPSSTVYSATKYAVRALSMGMEKELSRSGVRVTNISPGAVDTELTEHITDGEVLDMFKDRSMDPLEANDIARAVAYAATQPSNVNVNEVIVRPMHKK; this comes from the coding sequence GGAATAGGAAAAGCGATTGCCCATCATCTTGCTGACACAGGTGCCAATGTGGTGCTTGCAGCTCGGCGATCCGAGAGATTACAGGAATTAGCGAATGAAATTACAGAATCCTATAATGTAGAAGCTAAAGTAGTGGAAACGGACGTCACCAAGAAAGAAGATGTAGAGCAGCTTGTAAAAGAAACAAAGGATCAATTCGGAAGTGTCGATATCCTTGTTAATAATGCCGGCGTCATGCTTTTATCTTTCTTAAAAAATGACCACGTAGATGAGTGGGAGCAAATGGTTGACGTGAACATTAAAGGAGTACTGTTTGGCATTCATGCCTCTCTTCCTGTCATGCTGGACCAGGATGCTGGACACATTATTAATGTATCTTCTGTCGCCGGCCATGAAGTCTTTCCTTCAAGTACGGTTTACAGTGCAACGAAATATGCAGTTCGTGCTCTTTCCATGGGGATGGAAAAAGAATTGTCACGCTCAGGAGTTCGAGTGACAAACATCTCACCGGGAGCGGTAGATACAGAATTGACCGAACATATCACAGATGGTGAAGTCCTTGATATGTTCAAAGATCGCAGTATGGATCCTCTAGAAGCGAATGACATTGCACGCGCTGTTGCTTATGCGGCAACACAGCCTTCTAATGTCAATGTAAATGAGGTTATTGTGCGTCCAATGCACAAAAAATAA